The Nitrospira sp. SG-bin1 sequence GTGGGAACCGGCCGGTTTCTCATCACCCTGACGGGCGAACACACCGGGGCATTGGGCGCGATTCGGGCCCATGCGAAGCAATACCCGCAGATGACCGTCGTGCAGATCGATGCCCACGGCGATCTTCGCACCGCCTATCAAGGCAATCCCTTCAGCCATGCCAGTGTCATGGCGCGAGTGGTGGACGGCGGACTGCCGCTGGTGCAGGTGGGCATCCGATCGATAAGCGAAGAAGAGGTCGCTCGTATCCATGCCACAGACCGCATCACGACGTTTTTTGCAGCGACCATCCTCGACCCATCCGGCCGGTATGAAGGTAAAGCGTCGAACTGGATCCCCGACGTGGTCGCGGCTTGCCGAACGCCCGTGTACCTCACCTTTGACTGCGATGGGCTGGATGCGTCCATCATGCCCGCCTTGGGCACTCCCGAGCCCGGCGGACTTGGATGGTACGATACCATCAATCTCATCACGGCGCTGGCCAAGGGGCCCGGCATCGTCGGCATGGATGTCAGTGAAATCGCACCGATCGAAGGATTCGTGGCGCCGCAATTTTCCATCGCACGGTTGATCTATCGTATGCTCGGCCGTATCGGGACCGGCCGGCGCGTGCTTTAACCGTCCGTATCATCCGTCAAGTCCCTCCATCGTCTCGTGGCGCACACCATTCGCATCAACAAGTTCTTCACCGAGCATGGGATCTGTTCCCGGCGCGAGGCAGACCGGTTGATTGAATCGGGCGCCGTCACGATCAACGGCCGGGTGGCCAAACTCGGCGACCATGTCGGGCCCGCGGATGTCGTCGCCCGCGAGGGTCGTGTGATTCCCTGGGGCAAAGCGACACTCTATATCAAGTATCACAAGCCGGTCGGGGTCACGACGACGAGCGAATCGCATGTCCCTCGAAATATCATTGCGGAGATCGGACACCCGGAGCGGATTTTCCCGATCGGGCGCCTGGACAAGGATTCGTCCGGGCTTATCTTGCTGACAAACGACGGCGACATCGTGAACGAAATCCTCCGCGCCGAATTCGGACATGAGCGGGAGTACCTGGTGCAGGTGGACCGTCCGTTCGACCAATCCTTCTTGGATCGTATGTCCCGCGGAGTCGTTATTCTCGGAAGTGCCACGAAGCCCTGTCGCACGATGCGCGTGGCCCGTGATCAATTTCGCATTGTTCTGACGGAGGGACGGAACCGACAGATCAGGCGGATGTGCCAAGCGCTTGGCTATCGAGTGAGCAAGCTGCACCGGACGAGGATCATGCACATTTCGGTCAAGGGGTTGGGCGTGGGTGAGTGGAGAGAGCTCACGAGTCAGGAGCGAGAACGACTCATGCAGGCTGTGGGAAGAGACGGCGCATGACGGGCGCGCTTGCCGCTGGAGGTTCTTACCCGAGCAGTTCTTGCCGGGCGGCGCGGACAAGAGCGAGGACGGCCGGATGCTTCAGCCGGCGCTCGGCCGTGATGGCGTAGAAATGTTGTTTGAGAGACTCCAACTGTCCGACCGCCTGCACCCGATATTGGCGACAAATCTCCTTTTCGATCACCGACACACCGGGGAAGATTCCATATCCATCTTGGCCGAAGGCCTTTAAAGTCGCACTGTCGTCGAACTCCCCCACAATGTTCGGATGGAGTCCTTGATTAACGAACCACTGGTCGAGCAGGCGCCGGAGCATGGCACTGGATGTCGGAAGGAGTATGGGTGCCCCGCTTAAGGATTGGGGAAAGCCTCGGCGATATTGCGTCGTCAGTTTCGCCGTAGCAAACAGCGTCACTCCTGATTCGCCTAATGGATGGCTGTACGTATGCTCCTTGATGCTGGAGGGGGCCGGAGTGTCGGCGATCACCAGATCCAATCGATGGGCCGTCAAATCGGTCAACAGTTGGCGCAATTTGTCTTCCTGGCAAATCAAGTGGGTCGGCCGGTGCAGTTTCAGAGCGGACTTGAGGAGTTGGGTGGCCAGTGGTTTGGGAACCGCATCCGCGATGCCGACGATCAGTCGAGCAGGATGTCCATTCGCATGCCCTTTGACCGTGTTCATCAACTCTTGTCCGGTCGAAAAGATGTCTTCGGCGTACTTGAAGACGAGATGGCCCATCTCCGTCAGCGCCAGGCGGCGGCCGGTCCGTATGAATAACTTTTCTCCCAAGGTATTTTCCAAGAGGTGGATCTGTCCGCTGATGGTGGGCTGCGCGAGGCGGAGTTCTTCGCAGGCTTTGGTCACGGTCCCGTGCCGGGCGACGGACCAGAAATACAGGAGATGATGATAGTTCAGCCAATCCATATGGCCCTAGGATTTGAATGAGGGAAGCACTATACATCGGATTAGCCGATAACTCCAATCCGTTTTATCTATTTTGAAAAATAAGCAGGAGATTGCTACTGTGAGCGCCGTCCGCCACCCGATGTGAAAGGAGCATCCCTCATGATCGCTCTGGTATTGGCCCTGGTGACTCTCCTGCCAATGACCGCACTGGCGGACCCGATTCATGATTCCAGCGCATTGAAGGCTCAGTCGACGCGCACCGAACCCCTCACCATCGGAGAAGTGCTGGCGCGCATCGAGTTGACGCATCCGTTGCTTCGGGCGATGGGAGCCGAGCGAACGAAGGCCAGGGCGATGATCCTGAAGGCGCTTGGGGCTTGGGAACCGCAGATCAAGAACTATACACAGACCGAACGTTATACGACTTGGAACCTCACGACGGCCTTCGACATTCCGAGTCAACATACCACTGGCTATGCCGATAGCACGGTCCAGGTCGGGCATCCCTGGGGCTTCACGGTCGAAGGCGGGCTCCGCAGCGGCTTCTTTGATAAAGCCACCTCGAGGATTGCGTACCCCCCTGATCTACTGGCCGCCTATCCACAGCAGCATTTCTATTACGGCGGGTCGTTCCATCTCCTGCGGGGCTTCATGGTCAACGAGGAGAACGCCCAGTTTCAACAGGCTGAGCTCGCGGGGCCGCAAGCGGAGATCAAGGTGGCCCAAAAACGACAGGACCTCTATCTCGCCGGGGCCGTGCAGTACTGGGATTGGCAGGTCGCCGTCAAACAAGCCGAGGTGGTGAAGCGCGCCTTAGCGGTTGCCGAAGAGCGCTTGGTCCAGGTCGAAGGATTGGCCAAGGGCGGGAAGGTCGCGCCGCTCGATGTTGTCGAAGTGAACAAAGAGGTTCAGAATCGGAAAGAAGCCGCCATCGCCGCCCAGCGGAAGGTGGAGTATGAGCAGTACAAGCTGTCCCTCTTTCTCTGGGAGAACGGCGAGCCGGTGACGCCGCGACCGGAATGGGCGCCGGAATTCCAGGGCGAAACGCCGCTCCCGAATAACGACGAGGTCGCGGCCTATAAAGTGGAGGCCAAAGAAGAGCGGCCGGAAGTGCGGGAGCTCTACATCGAAGCTAAGATCAACAACATCGACATCAAGCTCGCCAAGAACAAACTGCTCCCGTTGTTGGATCTTGAGGGCGGGCCCACCAAAGGCGCTGCGGACTGGGTCGTGGGACTCGGGTATCGGGTCGGTGTGCACCTTGAGGTGCCGGTGTTCCAACGGGAAGGGCGTGGAAAAGTCATGGCTGCGGAAGTGGCTCAGCAACAATTGGCGTTGAAACAGCTGTACACCGAGCAACAGGTCAGTTTCGATGTGGACAACTGGCTCTCGGCCCAAGTGCGGGCCAGAGACCGGGTGACGGCGTCGACGGAAGCCCTGCGGTTGGCCAAGACGCTGGAAGAGGGCGAGCGGACTCGGTTTAACATGGGCGCGTCCAGTGTGCTCTTCGTCAACCTCCGTGAGCGCAACGTGGTGGAACAGGCATACCAGCTGTATCGGGCGCAGGCCGACTACGCCGTGTCGCGTGGAGGCATGTTGTGGGCGAGGGGTGCGTTGGCCAAGCCGTGGGCCGAAAGCGAGTTGAGCAAGTACGGGAACCCGCTGACGGCGGCGGGCATGAACGGTTTCAAACGACCGGGCCGCGATTAATCCGACGCAAGGAGCATCCTTCGATGGCCGCTCTATTACTCGTGATTCTGACCTTGCTTCCCGTGGCGGCACTGGCGGAGCCGGTGCACGATTCAAGCGCGTTGAAGGCGCAGTCCGCCCGCACCGAGCCTCTGACCATCAGCGAAGTGCTCGCCCGGATTGAGCTGACTCATCCGCTGCTTCGGGCGACCGGGGTTGAACGGATGGAGGCCCGGGCGAAGATCTTGAAGGCGCTCGCAGCCTGGGAACCGACGTTCAAGAACAGGACAGAGGCCGATCGGTATCAGAGTTGGAATTTCCTGGCATTTATTAATGAGACGACGGGGGGATTTAACGACAGCCTTCTCCAGATGGGGCATCCCTGGGGCTTCACGGTCCATGGGGGGATCCGCAATGGGTTTGGGGATCGCACCAACCAAGGCGCCCATGCGCTCCTCGCGAATGATGGACTGCTCTTCTGGCAGAACCAGCAAATCCTCGTCGGTGGTGAAGCTCACCTACTGCGCGGCTTCATGATGAACGAGGAGTATGCCGACTTCCAGAAGGCCGAACTCGCGGGTCCGCAGGCAGAGATCCACGTCGCCCAAAAACGACAGGACCTGTATCTCGCCGGGGCCGTGCAGTACTGGGATTGGCAAGTGGCGGTGAAGCAGGCTGAAGTGCAGAAACGGACATTGGCTGTCGCGGAAGAGCGCCTCATTCAGGTACAAGGGCAGGCCAAGCGTGGGCTGGCCTCGCCGCTCGATGTCGTCGAGGTGAACAAAGAGGTTCAGAGTCGGCGAGAAGCCGCCATCGCCGCCCAGCGGAAGGTGGAGTATGAGCAGTACAAACTGTCCCTCTTTCTGTGGGAGAACGGCGAGCCGGTGACGCCGCGACCGGAATGGGCGCCGGAATTCCAAGGTGAAACGCCGCTCCCGACCAACGACGAGGTTGCGGCCTATAAAGTGGAAGCCAAAGAAGATCGGCCGGAAGTGAGAGAACTCTACATCGCAGCCAAGATGAATAATATCGACATCAAGCTCGCCAAGAACTACCTGCTCCCCAAGTTTGATTTTAAGGGGGGACAAATGGAAGCCGGCGCGGACTGGAATGTGGGGGTCGGATATCGGATGGAATCGTCCTTTGCGATGCCGCTGTTCCAGCGGGAAGGGCGTGGGAAAGTTCTGTTCGCGGAAGCGGACCAGCAGCAATTGGTCCTGAAACAGCTGTACACCGAGCAGCAGGTCAGCATCGACGTGGACAACTGGCTCTCGGCCCAAGTGCGGGCCAGAGACCGGGTGAAGGCAGCGACGGAAGCGCTGCGCATGGCGAAGACGCTGGAGGAGGGCGAACGGACCCGATTCAACATGGGCGCGACCACCGTCCTCTTTGTGAACATCCGTGAGCGTAACGTGGTGGAAGCGGCGTACCAGCTGTATCGGGCGCAAGCCGACTACGCCGTAGCGCGTGGAGGCATGTTGTGGGCGAGGGGCGCGTTGTCGAAGCCGTGGCCCGAAAGCGAGTTGAGCAAGTACGGGAACCCGCTGACGGCGGCAGGCATGAACGGCTTCAAACGACCGGGACGCGATTAATTCAGCAACAAAGGAGCATCCTCCCTTGATCCTTCTCTTGCTGTTCTCGTTGATGATGGTGCCGGTGACCGCAGGGGCGGAAACAGTGATCGACTCGAGCGTCGTTCGAGCTCAGTCTACTCGCACCGCTCCCCTGACCATTGAAGAGGTGTTGGCCAGAATTGAGTTGACCCATCCGCTGCTTAAGGCAACCGGACTGGAGCGAGCGCAGGCTCGGGCGAAAATCTTGAAAGCCTTGGGTGCGTGGGAGCCGAAGGTTCGGAACGAAGTCGAGTTCGACCGGTATCAAACGTTCAATCTGACGAACGTCAGTGGTGCGCCGAATCACTTAAGTTCTGGCTATAACGATACTTTTATCAAGGTCGGGCACCCTATCGGGTGGGAACTCTTCGTCGGTATCCGGAACGTCTTTGGGGATCATGCGACGCTCAGTGGGCAAAATACCATAGACCCAAGCGACCGTAACGTCCAGAGTCCCGGGGTCGCGCTCCCTCAAGACTTGCAACTTTTCTATCCGCAACAACTGGCCCTAATCGGCGGGAAATTTAATCTCCTGCGGGGATTCATGGTCAACGAAGAGTATGCCGGGTTGCAACAGGCTGAGCTCGCCGGGCCGCAAGCCGAGGTGAAGGTCGCCCAGAAACGGCAAGATCTCTACTTGGCCGGGGCCGTGCAATATTGGGATTGGCAGGTCGCCGTCAAGCAAGCCGATGTGGTCAAGCGTGCGCTGGCCGTCGCCGAGGAGCGCTATCGCATGGTCGAGGGAAGAGCCAAAGCCGGCGCGGTCGCTCCGATAGACGTGGTCGAAGCCCGAGAAGAAGTTCAGCGGCGTCGAGAAGCTGCCATTGCCGCGCAACGGAAGGTGGAGTATGAGCAGTATAAGCTGGCGCTGTTTCTCTGGGACAACGGCGAGCCGGTAACACCGAGACCGGAGTGGGCGCCGGAATTCCAGGGGGAGACGACGTTGCCAAGTGACGAGGATGTGGCGGCCTTCAAGGTGGAAGCCGCGGAGGATCGTCCGGAAGTGCGCGACCTCTACATTGAAGCCAAATTGAACAATATCGAAATCAAACTGGCGAAGAATAGCCTGCTTCCTAAGCTCACGGTTGAGGGGGGTCCGTCGATCGGTTCTATCTATTGGGTTGGAGGGGTCGGCTACCGAATGGCGACTCTCTTTAGTATGCCGCTGTTCAATCGGGGTGCCAGAGGGAAGGTCCTTCACGCAGAAGCGCAGCAGGAACGATTGGCTTGGAAGCAAGCCTATACCGAGCGACAAGTTCAGATCGACGTTGATAACTGGTTGTCAGCCCAAGTACGGGCCCGGGACCGCGTGAAGGTCGCGACGGAAGCTCTGCGCTTGGCCAAGACCTTGGAAGAAGGCGAACGAGCCCGGTTTAATATGGGAGCAACGAGCGTGCTCTTCGTCAACCTACGAGAGCGTGCGGTCGTCCAAGCGGCTTACGAGCTCTACCGCGCCCAAGCTGACTATGCCGTGTCGCGTGGAGGCATGCTGTGGGCAAGAGGGGCGCTGTCGAAACCTGTTTCCGACCAGGTGTTAAGCAAGTATGGGGATCCACTGCACGTAGCCGGTTCGTCCGGTCGTAAACTACCGGGACGCGACTGATGTCAGGAAGAAGGGGTGGTACTACCGTATAGTTCATTCGATGGGCTTGGAAGTCGATTCTCAAACGTGGTGTAGTGCAGCCGTGATGAAGTTTGGCAAGGGGCGCATGATTCACATTCAGACCTATTACTGGGGGTGCTCATGAAAGAACCTCAGGGCGAAGGTTATAGGGGCCTGTTCGAAGCACTGATGAAGCAGTTGTCCGTGGCGATGCGGGCTGAGAAAAAAATCATGAGTTTGATTTTTTCTTACGCCCTGGCAGTCGGGTTCTTTTCTCTTATCATTCCATTGACCGTACAGGAGTTGGTTAGTACCTTCTCCTATGCGGTGCAGCCGGTCATGATCTGGACCCTGACGGGGATCATGCTGGGGGTTCTGCTGTTTGTCGGCCTCTTCAAGACATTCCATTTCTACGCGGTGGATGTCGTGCAACGCCGGATCTTCGCACGAGTCACAGTTGCGATGGTTGAGCAGCTTCCTCGGAATCGCTTTAAAGGAGCGAAACCTGAACTGGCGAACTACTTCATCGAAACGGTCTTCATGCAACGTGCCTTATCCACGTTGCTGATCGATCTGATCAATGTCGTGGTGGGAGGCACGGTCGGCATGGTCGTGCTGATCGTCTACCATCCCTATTTTCTCATGTACAATCTTCTGCTCATGGCTGGGTTCGCGCTCACGTTTTTCGTGCTTTCCCGTGGTGCTCTCAAGACGACTCTCGCCATGTCCCATGCGAAGTACGATGTCTTTAATTTTGTTCAAGAGGTTTCGCGGAATGCGCTTCAGTTGAAGGCCACTGACAGTCGCCCGTTTCTCATGCACAAGACGAACGATCTCGTCAGTCGCTATGTTGAAACACGGAAGGCGCGGTTTGCCGTTCTCGTACGACAATATATTGGTTCAGTCGGTGGACAAGCCATCGCGCAAGCCGGTGCGCTTGGCCTCGCAGCTTCGCTCATGGCATCGGGGCAGTTGACCCTTGGGCAGTTAGTCGCTGTTCAAGCGGTGGTGAGTGCACTCGTCATCAATTTCGACTCTCTCATCAAGAACATGGGACATGTATATTATTTCTTCGCGTCGCTGACCCACCTTGATGAGGTCTTTAGTCAAGAGCAGGATCAGGTTTCAACCGAATCGGCTGTCGCTCTTCCAAAGCACTTGACTCAAGGGGTCCGGGTGACCTGTAAAGGTGTCAGTTTGGTTCACAGCGGGGTCTCGGTGTTCGATGGTTTCAACTTGGACGTGGCCCCGGGCGAGAAGCTCGGGATCTACGCCAGGACCACGGCGGCCAAAACAGCTTTGGCCAGAGTGTTGGGCGGCCTCGAAGTCCCAACGAACGGAGTCGTTCAGTACAATGGGGTTGATCTCCGGTATATCGACGGCAATGCCATCAACCAATGCCGCAGCGTGATGATCGATTCTCAGCTGTCATTGGTGAAAGGGACGATCGAGGAAAATATCGTCATGGGACGTTCGTATGTCACCTATGACGACCTCAATTGGGCGCTTCGCTTCACTGAGCTTGAAGAAGATGTCGAAGGGTTGCCGCGTGGGGTCAAGTCAGATATTTCAGCCTTGGGTGAATCCCTGTCACCGACCCATATCGTGCAGATCCTGTTGGCTCGAGCGATTCTCGGACGTCCGCAAGTGCTCATATTTGACGGCTTGATTCACTCGCTCGAGCCGTCGTTGCGCGAGCGGGTCCTGCGTCGGCTGTGCTCGAAGGATGAAGCCTGGTCCGTGATCTTCGTGTCGACGGATCCCAATCTTACGGATCATGCGGATCGTCGTATCATGCTGCATCATGCA is a genomic window containing:
- a CDS encoding LysR family transcriptional regulator, whose protein sequence is MDWLNYHHLLYFWSVARHGTVTKACEELRLAQPTISGQIHLLENTLGEKLFIRTGRRLALTEMGHLVFKYAEDIFSTGQELMNTVKGHANGHPARLIVGIADAVPKPLATQLLKSALKLHRPTHLICQEDKLRQLLTDLTAHRLDLVIADTPAPSSIKEHTYSHPLGESGVTLFATAKLTTQYRRGFPQSLSGAPILLPTSSAMLRRLLDQWFVNQGLHPNIVGEFDDSATLKAFGQDGYGIFPGVSVIEKEICRQYRVQAVGQLESLKQHFYAITAERRLKHPAVLALVRAARQELLG
- a CDS encoding 23S rRNA pseudouridine synthase F, with protein sequence MRINKFFTEHGICSRREADRLIESGAVTINGRVAKLGDHVGPADVVAREGRVIPWGKATLYIKYHKPVGVTTTSESHVPRNIIAEIGHPERIFPIGRLDKDSSGLILLTNDGDIVNEILRAEFGHEREYLVQVDRPFDQSFLDRMSRGVVILGSATKPCRTMRVARDQFRIVLTEGRNRQIRRMCQALGYRVSKLHRTRIMHISVKGLGVGEWRELTSQERERLMQAVGRDGA